From Acidovorax sp. 1608163:
ACCACTTGTCCAATAGTACACGCGCGAGATAATTTCTTCCGTCATTGGAATACTTGCTCGCTGAACCAGATAACTGACTTCAGCAAGGCTAAAGTCGTTCAGATATATTTTTTCACCAATATTGAAAGGTGAAACATCTTTATTCTTTATAATATCGGCTGGTTCAGCAACACCTGAAAGCAAATACGTTAAACGATTAAATTCTGGAAAGTTTAGTCTTCCGCCAAAATATACACTTCTAATAAATGTAAAAACTTGATCAGAATATGCAGATCCAGCAATTGCGTCAATTTCATCAAGGCAGACGATCAGTCGGCCTGGAATTGATCGCAGTAAGATACGTAACTCACTTTCGTGCTCCCTGTGCGCCAGTCGAGTATTACCATGCCGTCCAATCGCAATATCATTTAGCGTTTCGGCACTTTGCGGAAACACCTCAGTCGCAACGTCAATAATATTGCGGAAAAATTCTCTAATGTCGGGAATAGGATTCGAGACATCAATGTACAAAAATACATCTGACTCAGGTTTTAGAAATTGCTTGGCATGCAACAGAAGATTGGTTTTACCCATCTGCCTTGCTACTAACACATATCCGGGCCGCCCCATTTCTTCGAGAATTTTTGCAACTTGTCGGTCCGCGTCACGCTCGACATACAGGTGCTCAGGTATAACTGTAAGCGAACGTAGAAATTTTGATTTACTCATTTCCATTTCCATAGAATTCAAATTCGCTTAGTGCAGTTTCAACATTATCTGGAGAGGCTCCACCTAGCGCAACCACTCTACGGAAAAAGTTTTTTATTTTTCGCGGAGTGCAGAGATCGAGTTCCACAAGTCGTATTCGGAGATCGTCCGCCCCAAGTTGCAGTCCCACTGATTCCTCAATGAGTTTTATGAGACTCATTAATTCGTCTTTTGACCACATATCTAACGCATTAACCTGCAAGCTTTCTTGGACTTTATCCGTCATCAAATCATTTGAAGGGGTGTTTATGGAGCAAATAACAAATCTAATATTCGCTTTTGAGGCGGAATTAACTTTCACTATGAGATTTAAAAGAAATTCCGTTAGCCTAACGCCACTCGAATTATTCAAAGGAATTTCGTCAAGCAGAATTCTCACTGCAGATTGGGAACTGTGGGCTTTCACGAGAACGCCAACTGCGTCTGCAAAGTTGTAGGAAGGGCGATCTAGGTCGGTTAATCCAAGTGACCGATACGTCGAGACGATAGCCTCATAACAAGCTTCGATGTTTCCCGCCTCATATGCCAGTCCGAGATCAATTTGGGTAGCAACAGGCTTGCCAAGAGAAAATACTGCATATCTCGCCAATGATGTTTTACCACAGCCAGATGGGCCGCAAATCCACACGCTTGAATATTTTATTATTTCTTCGAATTCAAGATCTGCATCTCTAAGCAAATAATATGGCTTGCATTCTATTTTGTAAATATCAAACAAGGCGTTAGCATCTTGTTTGACTTCCTCAGTCAACACGTTCGCCATCTGTTGCTTCGATTTTTCAATACATGCTTTTTCCAAAATTGGCTTAAAGCTTTGATCAAAAAACCTCAGGAAATTTACATAGATAGCGGAATTTACACTTCCGGGTTTTGCGATGTTGAAGTGATCCGATCCAGGAATTATTGTGGCAACCCCAAAGTACCGTGAGGAAGATGACTTCTCGACGATCGGCTTGGTGCGTATAGGCAGCCACTCCGCCCATACAGGTCCATAGTTCTCGCTAACCTCTGCCCCAACCAGCCGCGGAATCGTCTTCTTATGAAGAAGATCTCGGAATCTTCCATCCAGATCATTAAGAACCTCACTGCCAGAATTTAATTGCCGCACGACTTTGTTTTTATATAGTCGACCGACAATATCGAACGTTTTGGCGTATTCAGACCCTCCAGATGGAGAAGCCACTAAGAATAGGCCTATTGCTTTTTCGATCAGCAAGTGCTTTTGTTGCTCTACAAGTCGTCGCACTAAGATGCCACCAAGACTGTGACATACAAATATAATATTTGTAAAATTTAATACAGGCCGGTACTCCGATGATGGTTCAAAGCTAAAGCGGTTGAATAACTCGTTGGTACTTTGCTCGATGTCATACTCTCCGGAATTGGCGATGGTATGATATTCTGAAACAAATACTGCACACTCCTTGAATTTGGGATCGGCTTTAATAAGATCTGGCCATGAATGCCCCGACTTTCCTTTCCAACAATCGGAGGCGTTTGAGAGAAAGCCATGAACGAAAACCACGGCAATTTCAGCGGAATCAGGGTATTGGATCCACCCATTAGAGAAAATTGGTGATTTGGGCTTATCCGCTCCTCCGACGTGTTCAACAGGCTTCACCGGTGTCAATTTATTCTCCTTGTAGCTGATCTTGATCCGCATTGGAATTACGGGGTGTGCATTTAAAGCATGACGATGAACTGGCTGGCACTGTGAAGCGTTTATGCCCATCAAGCCGACTTGGTAGAAGATGAGCATTCCATGCCGAAAGAACAAATGTATCCGGCAACGTGGCAGGGACAACCTACGGCAAATTCTCCCGAAAAATTACCTGACTCCGCGTCGTCTCCACCCCACTCGTCGGCTCCCGCCCATCCCTCAGATTGGCAAAAATCCGCACACGCACGGGCGCTGGGGTCAGGTCTTGCATCTTGCCCCAAGCGTGTATTTCTCACAATCCAAATCACGCTCTAGCGCTTATTCATCAAGCGCTGGCAGCTATCAAAATTGAAGTAGCCTCCAGCCGCTGCAGATCAATGTCTGCCTCAACGCTGCAACAACCGCCGCCGCTCCAGCCACACTTTGCGCACAAACGGGTCGGCCACGGTGTAGATGCCGTGGCCTGGGCGGGCGATCAGGTTGGCGCTGATCATCTTTTCGGCCAGCTTTTGCACCTGCGATGTGGGCACCTTGCCCCCCGTGCGGGCGGTGTAGCTGGCCATGGCTTCTTCGCCAAACAGGCCCGATACACCGGTCTCGCTGCCCTGCGCGATGAAGTCAAACACCGCCTGGCCCAGCTCTCCAAACTCTTCAATGGCGCGCAGCTCTACATCGGCAGCGGCTGATGCCAGCGTGGCGCAGATGATGGGAAACGCCTGGTCTGCCGGGGCCTGGGCGCTTTGCAGTTGCACCAGGGCCTTGAGCATTTCTTCGGGCCGGTGGCCAAGGGACTGAAAGCCCGCCCAAGCCATATCAGCACTGGGCAGCACCACGCCTGGGCTGCTGGCAATGCGTTGCAGTTGCCATTGCACAAAGTCTTGCCCCAGTGGTTCGTAGGCCGTGGTCAGCGCGCCGGTAAAGGGCTGC
This genomic window contains:
- a CDS encoding ATP-binding protein, with the protein product MLIFYQVGLMGINASQCQPVHRHALNAHPVIPMRIKISYKENKLTPVKPVEHVGGADKPKSPIFSNGWIQYPDSAEIAVVFVHGFLSNASDCWKGKSGHSWPDLIKADPKFKECAVFVSEYHTIANSGEYDIEQSTNELFNRFSFEPSSEYRPVLNFTNIIFVCHSLGGILVRRLVEQQKHLLIEKAIGLFLVASPSGGSEYAKTFDIVGRLYKNKVVRQLNSGSEVLNDLDGRFRDLLHKKTIPRLVGAEVSENYGPVWAEWLPIRTKPIVEKSSSSRYFGVATIIPGSDHFNIAKPGSVNSAIYVNFLRFFDQSFKPILEKACIEKSKQQMANVLTEEVKQDANALFDIYKIECKPYYLLRDADLEFEEIIKYSSVWICGPSGCGKTSLARYAVFSLGKPVATQIDLGLAYEAGNIEACYEAIVSTYRSLGLTDLDRPSYNFADAVGVLVKAHSSQSAVRILLDEIPLNNSSGVRLTEFLLNLIVKVNSASKANIRFVICSINTPSNDLMTDKVQESLQVNALDMWSKDELMSLIKLIEESVGLQLGADDLRIRLVELDLCTPRKIKNFFRRVVALGGASPDNVETALSEFEFYGNGNE